In Aureibaculum algae, the following are encoded in one genomic region:
- a CDS encoding SLC13 family permease, with the protein MNQTTITQKIGLVLGPVVFALILYFLHPEGMSREANAVLAATLWIAIWWITEAIPIAVTALLPIVLFPLSGGLDIASTSGSYGHKYVFLYLGGFIIAIAIEKWNLHKRIALNIINFIGSDIRKIILGFMLATAFLSMWISNTATAVMMLPIGIAIIKQLKDNPNTVEDENRTFGKALMLAIAYSASIGGMATLIGTPPNLVLAGVVEETYGYEITFSQWFIFGFPITVVLLFICYQYLTKFAFTFKQKEFPGGRAEIKRLLQGLGKITYEEKVVSFVFALTAFCWITRSFLLQKIVPQIDDTIIAITFAIVLFLIPSKDKKDKLINWDEAVKLPWGIILLFGGGMALAKGFEVSGLAFWLGSQMTAFGGLTIILLILVLITAVNFLTEITSNLATTAMLLPVLAPMALTVDVHPLVLMVAAAVAASCAFMLPVATPPNAVVFGSGYLRIPDMVSKGIIMNVISIIILTLFVYFVLPELWNLTVEGFPENFRKK; encoded by the coding sequence ATGAATCAAACCACCATAACGCAAAAAATAGGACTTGTTTTAGGACCTGTGGTTTTTGCTTTAATTTTATATTTTTTACATCCAGAAGGCATGTCTAGAGAGGCCAATGCTGTACTTGCTGCGACTTTATGGATTGCCATTTGGTGGATAACAGAAGCCATACCTATTGCTGTAACGGCATTGTTGCCCATTGTGTTATTTCCACTTTCTGGTGGCTTAGATATTGCATCAACAAGTGGCTCATACGGTCATAAATACGTGTTCTTATATTTGGGTGGTTTCATAATTGCCATTGCCATTGAAAAATGGAATTTACATAAACGGATAGCTCTAAATATTATTAATTTTATAGGCTCTGACATTCGGAAAATTATATTAGGTTTTATGCTGGCAACGGCTTTTCTCTCTATGTGGATTTCCAACACAGCCACTGCAGTTATGATGTTACCGATTGGGATTGCTATTATCAAACAGTTAAAAGACAACCCCAATACCGTTGAAGATGAAAATCGCACTTTTGGTAAAGCATTAATGTTGGCAATTGCTTATAGTGCTTCTATTGGTGGTATGGCGACTTTAATTGGGACTCCCCCAAATTTGGTTTTGGCAGGTGTAGTTGAAGAAACTTATGGATATGAAATTACTTTTTCACAATGGTTTATTTTTGGTTTTCCTATCACTGTAGTACTCCTTTTTATTTGTTATCAATATTTGACCAAATTTGCATTTACGTTTAAGCAAAAAGAATTTCCTGGAGGTAGAGCGGAAATTAAGAGACTTTTACAAGGTTTAGGTAAAATTACGTATGAAGAAAAAGTAGTATCATTTGTTTTTGCATTAACAGCGTTTTGTTGGATAACACGCTCTTTTTTATTGCAAAAAATTGTACCTCAAATAGATGATACTATTATAGCAATAACATTTGCAATTGTATTATTTTTAATTCCATCAAAAGATAAAAAAGACAAACTTATAAATTGGGACGAAGCGGTAAAATTACCGTGGGGAATTATTTTGCTGTTTGGTGGAGGTATGGCATTGGCAAAAGGTTTTGAAGTTAGCGGTCTTGCATTTTGGTTAGGTAGTCAAATGACTGCTTTTGGCGGGTTAACTATCATTTTATTGATATTAGTTTTAATAACAGCGGTCAATTTTTTAACAGAAATAACATCAAATTTAGCAACAACGGCAATGTTGTTACCGGTTTTGGCTCCTATGGCTTTAACAGTTGATGTGCATCCATTAGTATTGATGGTTGCAGCCGCAGTTGCAGCCTCTTGTGCATTTATGCTCCCTGTAGCAACACCTCCAAATGCTGTAGTTTTTGGTTCTGGATATTTACGAATTCCAGATATGGTATCAAAAGGTATCATTATGAATGTTATCTCCATAATTATCCTTACCCTATTTGTATATTTTGTTTTGCCAGAATTATGGAATTTAACCGTAGAAGGTTTTCCTGAGAATTTTAGAAAGAAATAG
- the hpf gene encoding ribosome hibernation-promoting factor, HPF/YfiA family: MKVNIQSVNFNIDKSLNNFIQTKIDNLEKYYDKIIGAEVYLKVQNTSEKENKIAEIKMLIPGDELIVKKECKTFEEAIDLIAEALRRQLCKKKDKQRSHHV, encoded by the coding sequence ATGAAAGTAAACATTCAATCCGTAAATTTTAATATAGATAAAAGTTTAAATAATTTTATTCAAACTAAAATAGACAACTTAGAAAAGTATTATGATAAAATAATTGGTGCTGAGGTGTATTTAAAAGTTCAAAACACTAGTGAAAAAGAAAATAAAATAGCTGAAATTAAGATGCTTATCCCTGGTGATGAGCTAATTGTAAAGAAGGAATGTAAAACATTTGAAGAGGCTATTGATTTAATTGCAGAGGCCTTAAGAAGGCAGTTGTGTAAGAAGAAGGACAAGCAAAGATCACATCATGTGTAA
- the tuf gene encoding elongation factor Tu: protein MAKETYDRSKPHLNIGTIGHVDHGKTTLTAAITKVLADKGYSEAKNFDQIDNAPEEKERGITINTSHVEYATLNRHYAHVDCPGHADYVKNMVTGAAQMDGAILVVAATDGPMPQTREHILLGRQVGIPRMVVFLNKVDMVDDEELLELVDMEVRDLLNFYEYDGDNGPVISGSALGALNGEEKWVNSVIELMDAVDTWIELPKRDVDKPFLMPVEDVFSITGRGTVATGRIETGVANTGDSVDIIGMGAEKLTSTVTGVEMFRKILDRGEAGDNVGILLRGIEKESIKRGMVICKPGSVTPHDKFKAEVYILKKEEGGRHTPFHNNYRPQFYVRTTDVTGTINLPSGVEMVMPGDNLTITVDLHQPIAMNVGLRFAIREGGRTVGAGQVTEIL from the coding sequence ATGGCAAAAGAAACTTATGACCGTTCCAAACCGCACCTAAACATAGGTACAATAGGACACGTAGATCACGGTAAAACAACTTTAACAGCAGCAATTACTAAAGTATTGGCTGATAAAGGATATTCTGAAGCAAAAAACTTCGATCAAATCGATAATGCACCAGAAGAAAAAGAAAGAGGTATAACGATTAATACATCTCACGTTGAGTATGCAACTTTGAATCGTCATTATGCGCACGTTGATTGTCCTGGTCACGCGGATTACGTGAAAAACATGGTTACTGGTGCTGCCCAAATGGATGGTGCTATTTTAGTTGTAGCTGCAACTGATGGTCCTATGCCTCAAACTAGAGAGCATATCTTATTAGGTCGTCAAGTTGGTATTCCAAGAATGGTAGTTTTCTTGAATAAAGTTGATATGGTTGATGACGAAGAGTTATTAGAGCTAGTTGACATGGAAGTTAGAGATTTATTAAACTTCTACGAATATGATGGTGATAATGGGCCAGTTATTTCTGGTTCTGCTTTAGGAGCTTTAAATGGTGAAGAAAAATGGGTGAATTCTGTTATTGAATTAATGGATGCTGTTGATACTTGGATCGAATTACCAAAACGTGATGTTGATAAGCCTTTCTTGATGCCTGTTGAAGATGTATTTTCAATTACAGGTCGTGGTACTGTAGCAACTGGTCGTATTGAAACTGGTGTTGCAAATACTGGTGACAGTGTTGATATTATTGGTATGGGAGCTGAAAAATTAACTTCTACTGTAACTGGAGTTGAAATGTTCCGTAAAATATTAGATAGAGGTGAAGCTGGTGATAATGTAGGTATCTTATTAAGAGGTATTGAAAAAGAAAGTATCAAAAGAGGTATGGTAATCTGTAAGCCAGGTTCAGTAACTCCACATGATAAATTTAAAGCTGAGGTTTATATCCTTAAGAAAGAAGAAGGTGGACGTCATACTCCATTCCATAACAATTACCGTCCACAGTTCTATGTAAGAACAACTGACGTAACAGGTACTATTAACTTACCTTCTGGTGTAGAAATGGTTATGCCTGGTGATAACTTAACTATTACTGTTGATTTACATCAACCAATTGCAATGAATGTAGGTTTACGTTTTGCAATCCGTGAAGGTGGTAGAACAGTTGGTGCTGGTCAGGTGACTGAAATATTATAA
- a CDS encoding tyrosine-type recombinase/integrase translates to MSIIHFIDYLTSEKKYSPHTVRAYQDDLMSFTLFCQETYDSELLLEVNYGQIRSWIVEMVNNNISNRTINRKISSLKTYYKFLVKSKQIKESPLLSHQALKVSKKMQVPFSQAEIEEVLANLSSEDTDFESIRNKLIVELLYSTGMRRAELIELNLGSVNLHNATLKVLGKRNKERYIPLLDSVQKTLTIYLTERKQMAYDIDYLFITIKGNKIYPNLVYRIINEYFSKVSSKVKKSPHVIRHSFATHLLNEGADLNSVKELLGHSSLASTQIYTHSSLNELKKVYNQAHPRSTKT, encoded by the coding sequence ATGTCAATAATCCACTTTATAGATTATCTCACTTCAGAGAAAAAATACTCCCCACATACCGTTAGAGCTTATCAAGATGATTTAATGTCTTTTACGTTATTTTGTCAAGAAACATATGATTCAGAACTTTTATTAGAGGTCAATTATGGTCAAATTAGGTCATGGATTGTAGAAATGGTGAATAATAACATTTCCAATCGAACAATTAATAGAAAAATAAGTAGTCTAAAAACATATTATAAATTTTTAGTAAAATCAAAACAAATAAAAGAATCTCCATTATTGAGTCATCAAGCACTGAAAGTATCAAAGAAAATGCAGGTTCCTTTTTCTCAAGCTGAAATTGAAGAAGTACTCGCTAATTTAAGTTCGGAAGACACTGATTTTGAGTCCATCCGAAATAAATTAATTGTTGAGTTGTTGTATTCAACGGGAATGCGGCGTGCAGAACTTATAGAATTAAACTTAGGTTCTGTGAATTTACACAATGCAACATTAAAGGTGTTAGGTAAAAGAAATAAGGAAAGGTATATTCCATTGTTAGATTCAGTTCAAAAAACACTAACTATTTATCTCACAGAAAGAAAACAAATGGCTTATGACATTGACTATTTATTTATAACAATAAAGGGCAATAAAATATATCCGAACCTTGTTTATAGAATAATAAATGAGTACTTTAGTAAAGTCTCTTCAAAAGTTAAAAAAAGCCCACATGTTATACGGCATTCATTTGCAACACATTTATTAAATGAAGGGGCTGATTTGAATTCGGTGAAAGAATTACTAGGGCATTCAAGTTTAGCGTCAACACAAATTTATACGCATAGTAGCTTGAATGAATTAAAAAAAGTTTATAACCAGGCTCATCCAAGGAGCACTAAAACCTAA
- the rpsU gene encoding 30S ribosomal protein S21, giving the protein MLIIPVKDGENIDRALKRFKRKFDRTKTMKQLRERKNFSKPSVVKRAQIQKAQYVQNIRTVEEQG; this is encoded by the coding sequence ATGCTAATAATTCCAGTAAAAGATGGTGAGAATATCGATAGAGCGTTAAAACGTTTTAAGAGAAAATTTGATAGAACTAAAACTATGAAGCAGTTGCGTGAACGTAAAAACTTTTCGAAACCTTCAGTAGTAAAAAGAGCTCAGATTCAGAAAGCTCAGTATGTTCAGAATATCAGAACAGTAGAAGAGCAAGGTTAG
- a CDS encoding aryl-sulfate sulfotransferase: MKKIIFLFVILSFKLSIAQETIGLVFNDVNNPKSNGYTLFNTLSDDSVYLINNCGEAVNHWDFSGQISRQAYLLENGNLLQGNSSKADIRDWNNNVLWSLNYMEVLGFSIHHDIEPLPNGNFLVLIRDPYTNVEMFAEGKDTSFSEDSIDLERIVEIEPVGIDSAKIVWEWKLFDHLVQDFDNTKPNFGTISSGPQLLDMNYDNGNSFNPIHANAIDYNEDLDQIAFSSRHLSEIFVIDHSTTSTEAASHSGGIYGKGGDFLWRWGNPEVYDQGTVDDRKLGRQHDIKWITDGPHQGKMSVFNNDGYGSDLRASSIHIIDQNDSNGVYSLASGKFLPTDYYWSYDGTILDELMIESSRSGVQIMSNGNALINETGLGRITEIDALGNVVWVYIIPINENSTFSQFDTPIGNGSFRAHRYPENYAGFNGVTFNNTGIIEDVNSISDNCIHTLTVDNSYFNDLHVYPNPTKDILNFNKRIDEIQIHDVTGKVVLNRTNAEFINLENLTEGLYFIKISIEENSEIIKILKN, translated from the coding sequence ATGAAAAAGATTATATTCTTATTTGTAATTTTAAGTTTCAAACTTTCTATTGCACAAGAAACAATTGGTTTGGTTTTTAATGATGTTAATAACCCTAAATCAAATGGTTATACATTATTTAATACCTTGTCAGATGATAGCGTTTATCTCATTAATAATTGTGGAGAAGCAGTTAATCATTGGGATTTCTCAGGTCAAATAAGTAGGCAAGCTTACCTATTGGAAAATGGGAATTTATTGCAAGGCAATAGTTCAAAGGCAGATATAAGAGATTGGAATAATAATGTACTTTGGAGTCTCAATTATATGGAGGTCCTTGGTTTTAGCATACACCATGATATTGAACCTTTGCCAAATGGTAACTTTTTGGTATTAATTAGAGATCCCTATACCAATGTTGAAATGTTTGCAGAAGGTAAGGACACCTCTTTTTCTGAAGATTCCATTGATTTAGAAAGAATAGTAGAAATAGAACCCGTTGGTATTGATTCCGCTAAAATTGTTTGGGAATGGAAACTTTTTGATCATTTAGTACAAGATTTTGATAACACGAAACCTAATTTTGGAACTATTTCAAGTGGTCCCCAATTATTGGATATGAATTACGATAATGGTAACTCTTTTAATCCAATACATGCAAATGCAATTGATTATAATGAAGACTTAGATCAAATAGCATTCTCGTCAAGGCATTTAAGTGAAATTTTTGTTATTGACCACAGTACTACTTCAACCGAAGCAGCATCGCATTCTGGTGGCATTTATGGTAAGGGTGGAGATTTTCTTTGGAGATGGGGAAACCCTGAAGTTTATGATCAAGGAACTGTTGATGACAGAAAATTGGGAAGACAACATGATATTAAATGGATTACTGATGGCCCACATCAAGGTAAGATGTCTGTTTTTAATAATGATGGTTATGGATCTGATTTAAGAGCGTCATCTATACATATTATAGATCAGAATGATAGTAATGGTGTATATAGCTTAGCTTCAGGTAAATTTTTACCCACTGATTATTATTGGTCTTATGATGGTACCATCTTAGACGAATTAATGATTGAATCTTCCAGAAGTGGAGTGCAAATAATGTCTAATGGAAATGCTCTAATTAATGAAACTGGTCTTGGCAGAATTACCGAAATTGATGCCTTAGGAAATGTGGTTTGGGTTTATATTATTCCTATAAATGAGAACAGTACTTTTAGTCAATTTGATACACCTATTGGCAATGGATCTTTTAGGGCACATCGATATCCTGAAAATTATGCAGGTTTCAATGGTGTCACTTTTAATAATACTGGAATTATTGAAGATGTAAATTCTATTTCAGATAATTGTATCCATACGCTAACGGTCGATAATTCGTATTTTAATGATTTACACGTTTATCCCAATCCTACTAAAGATATACTTAATTTTAATAAACGTATTGATGAAATTCAGATTCATGATGTAACAGGGAAAGTTGTCCTAAATAGAACGAATGCTGAATTTATAAATTTAGAAAATTTAACAGAAGGTTTATATTTCATCAAAATTTCAATTGAAGAAAATTCTGAAATCATTAAAATTCTAAAGAATTAA
- a CDS encoding WG repeat-containing protein, with amino-acid sequence MIKAIKKSKITYCLLFLLINSLNSFSQEEHRDIYVFERNGKKGLVNNKMEIVVDPVYEQLGGFTISYYNKIHQDGLLDVWRLGDNYSIGDYIVFKLKGKYGVMSLDGQHLVKPLYDELRYTAVSGVFRYEENEKFGLVNKNGEEFLKANYDLVSPEDKRNIIVKEADNYFLVDYKGKLISKKFKHRIFSYDKNTDTFIFQLDKKYGYKKSNGDLLFDTNFYSASSFNNGKAKVRKDANGKFGFINANGKIILPPTYESIYLSGDFDGYYIRNKDYKYGLLDKNIQLLLKPEYDEIGSFNNGFASVKKNDKYGFINKKGKLIIPLIYEDVSSFSEGLAPVKLNKKWGFINSNHKVVIDFKFEGLLLKPFSDGLAAYEQEYNNWGYINKKGELQIESIYKGIVTKFINGAAIVYLKGDKYLINKDSKKFLLKSKRDESQIEIMEVDSSQHK; translated from the coding sequence ATGATAAAAGCAATCAAGAAGAGTAAGATTACATATTGTCTTCTTTTTTTGTTGATTAATTCGTTAAATTCTTTTTCTCAAGAAGAACATAGAGATATTTATGTATTTGAAAGAAATGGAAAAAAAGGATTGGTAAACAATAAAATGGAAATTGTTGTGGATCCTGTTTATGAACAATTGGGTGGCTTTACCATATCTTATTATAATAAAATCCATCAAGATGGGTTGCTTGATGTTTGGCGATTAGGTGACAATTACAGCATTGGTGATTATATTGTTTTTAAATTGAAAGGGAAGTATGGCGTAATGAGTTTAGATGGTCAGCACCTTGTTAAACCGCTATATGATGAACTTAGATATACCGCTGTTTCAGGAGTGTTTAGATACGAAGAAAATGAAAAATTTGGACTTGTAAATAAAAATGGAGAAGAGTTTCTTAAAGCAAATTATGATTTAGTTTCTCCGGAGGACAAGAGAAATATTATCGTTAAAGAAGCGGATAATTATTTTTTAGTTGATTACAAAGGGAAGCTAATTTCTAAAAAATTTAAACATAGAATCTTCTCTTACGATAAAAATACAGATACTTTCATTTTTCAATTGGATAAGAAATATGGTTATAAAAAAAGTAATGGTGATCTATTGTTTGATACTAATTTTTATTCCGCTTCTTCTTTTAACAATGGTAAAGCTAAAGTAAGAAAGGATGCAAATGGAAAATTTGGTTTTATAAATGCCAATGGAAAAATAATTTTGCCTCCAACTTATGAGTCAATTTATTTAAGCGGTGACTTCGATGGTTATTATATTCGTAATAAAGATTACAAGTACGGTCTTTTAGATAAAAACATTCAACTTTTGTTGAAGCCAGAATACGATGAGATAGGTTCTTTTAATAATGGGTTTGCCTCTGTTAAGAAAAATGATAAATATGGATTTATAAATAAAAAGGGAAAATTGATTATTCCATTAATTTATGAAGATGTAAGTAGTTTTTCAGAAGGTTTGGCTCCAGTAAAACTAAATAAAAAATGGGGTTTTATTAATAGCAATCATAAAGTAGTTATAGACTTTAAGTTTGAAGGCCTTTTACTCAAACCTTTTTCTGATGGATTAGCAGCGTATGAGCAAGAGTATAATAATTGGGGATATATAAATAAAAAAGGGGAGTTACAAATTGAGTCTATTTATAAGGGTATAGTCACCAAATTTATTAATGGAGCCGCAATTGTGTATTTAAAAGGTGATAAATATCTAATTAATAAAGATTCAAAAAAATTTCTTTTAAAATCAAAAAGAGATGAGTCTCAGATTGAAATTATGGAGGTAGATAGTAGCCAACATAAATAA
- a CDS encoding zinc-dependent metalloprotease: MFKRLPIAIIVVVMALLTASCSSSKEASKSKAKAAQTAKKPPAKKGAIQEYSKVITKEAKTDEGLFKVHELDEKYFYEIPDSLLEREMLMVTRIAKTASGIGFGGGKQNTKVVRWQKHGKKIIARVVSYSVVASDSLPVHEAVVNSNFEPILYTFPIKAFSKDSTATVIDVTDFYNKDVKALGLPDRSRKQYKVSRLDADKSFIQSVKSYPTNIEARHVKTYMAGSPPSNSSTGTISIEINNSMVLLPKVPMKRRMFDERVGWFTSGQTDYGLEAQKSDRVTYLDRWRLEVKDEDIEKFKRGELVVPKKQIIYYIDRATPVKWRKYIKQGIEDWQVAFEAAGFKEAIIAKDPPTVEEDPEWTPEDVRYSVVRYLASPIPNANGPHVSDPRSGEILESDINWYHNVMSLLNGWFFVQTAAINPNAQTAEFKDEVMGELIKFVSSHEVGHTLGLPHNMGSSAAYAVDSLRSKSFTEKYGTAPSIMDYARFNYVAQPEDKGVALMPNIGVYDKYSISWGYRPILDAKTAADEKKTLDSWILKHAGDPMYRFGKQQSGVIDPSSQTEDLGDDAIKASDYGIANLKRIVPNLIKWTTKTGENYDDLETMYGHVLSQFNRYMGHVSSNIGGVYEYYKTSDQEGAVYTHVGKERQKESLKFLHKNLFETPKWMIDANIFNKFESAGVVERVRGVQARTLNNILDFGRMARMIENETLNGTKAYNLVDMMRDLRRGIWSEVYNGRSIDTYRRNLQRAYIDRMEYLMKNEQTSIPPQFRRWISRTNVNVKESDIRPIVRAELKSLQRSVRSSAANSSGMKRIHLQDIVERIENILDPK; encoded by the coding sequence ATGTTCAAAAGACTACCTATTGCCATAATCGTTGTAGTAATGGCATTATTAACAGCTTCTTGTTCTAGCTCAAAAGAGGCTAGTAAATCAAAGGCTAAAGCAGCTCAAACTGCTAAGAAACCACCAGCAAAAAAAGGTGCTATTCAAGAGTATAGCAAAGTAATTACCAAAGAAGCAAAAACAGATGAAGGTTTGTTTAAAGTTCATGAATTAGATGAAAAGTACTTTTATGAAATTCCTGATTCTTTATTAGAACGTGAAATGTTAATGGTAACACGTATTGCTAAAACGGCATCAGGTATTGGTTTTGGTGGAGGTAAACAAAATACGAAAGTTGTTCGCTGGCAGAAACATGGTAAAAAAATAATTGCAAGAGTAGTTTCCTATTCTGTAGTTGCTTCAGATTCTTTACCAGTGCATGAGGCTGTTGTAAATTCGAATTTTGAACCTATTCTATATACTTTTCCAATCAAAGCTTTTAGTAAAGATTCAACGGCAACAGTTATTGATGTAACCGATTTTTATAACAAAGATGTTAAAGCGTTGGGTTTACCTGACAGGTCTAGAAAACAATATAAAGTATCTCGTTTAGATGCTGATAAATCTTTTATTCAAAGTGTAAAGAGTTATCCAACCAACATTGAAGCTAGGCACGTAAAAACATATATGGCAGGTTCGCCTCCATCTAATTCAAGTACCGGTACTATTTCTATTGAAATTAATAATTCAATGGTGTTATTGCCAAAAGTACCAATGAAACGTAGAATGTTCGACGAAAGAGTAGGATGGTTTACCTCGGGTCAAACAGATTATGGGCTAGAAGCTCAGAAAAGTGATAGAGTTACCTATTTAGATAGATGGAGATTGGAAGTTAAGGATGAAGATATTGAGAAGTTTAAAAGAGGAGAATTGGTTGTCCCTAAAAAACAAATTATTTATTATATAGACAGAGCAACACCAGTAAAATGGAGAAAATATATTAAGCAAGGTATTGAAGATTGGCAAGTTGCATTTGAAGCCGCAGGTTTTAAAGAAGCAATTATTGCAAAAGACCCACCAACTGTAGAGGAAGATCCAGAATGGACTCCAGAAGATGTGCGATATTCTGTAGTAAGATATTTAGCTTCTCCAATACCAAATGCAAATGGACCTCACGTAAGTGACCCTCGTTCTGGAGAAATTCTAGAATCTGATATCAACTGGTATCATAATGTAATGAGTTTGTTAAATGGATGGTTCTTTGTTCAAACGGCTGCCATAAACCCTAATGCTCAAACAGCTGAATTTAAGGATGAGGTTATGGGTGAATTGATAAAATTTGTTTCGTCTCATGAAGTAGGGCATACGCTTGGTTTACCACATAATATGGGGAGTAGTGCTGCATATGCAGTTGACTCCTTAAGATCAAAATCGTTTACTGAAAAATATGGTACGGCACCTTCAATAATGGATTATGCACGTTTTAATTACGTTGCTCAGCCAGAAGATAAAGGAGTAGCTTTAATGCCAAATATTGGTGTGTATGACAAGTATTCTATTTCTTGGGGATATAGACCTATTTTAGATGCTAAAACTGCGGCAGACGAAAAGAAGACGTTGGATTCTTGGATTTTAAAACATGCAGGAGATCCAATGTATCGATTTGGAAAACAACAAAGTGGAGTAATTGATCCGAGCTCTCAAACAGAAGATTTAGGTGATGATGCTATAAAAGCTAGTGATTACGGTATTGCTAATCTTAAGCGAATTGTTCCTAATTTGATAAAATGGACAACTAAAACGGGAGAGAACTACGATGATTTAGAGACGATGTATGGACATGTACTTTCTCAATTTAATCGTTACATGGGCCATGTGTCTTCAAATATTGGTGGTGTATATGAATATTATAAAACATCTGACCAAGAAGGAGCAGTGTATACTCACGTAGGAAAAGAACGTCAAAAAGAATCATTAAAATTTTTACATAAAAATTTATTTGAAACACCTAAATGGATGATTGACGCTAATATTTTTAATAAGTTTGAAAGTGCAGGCGTTGTAGAAAGAGTGAGAGGAGTTCAAGCAAGAACCTTAAATAATATTTTAGATTTTGGTAGAATGGCTAGAATGATAGAAAATGAAACGCTAAATGGGACTAAAGCATATAATTTAGTAGATATGATGCGAGATTTAAGAAGAGGTATTTGGAGCGAAGTTTATAATGGACGTTCAATAGATACTTATAGAAGAAATTTACAACGGGCCTATATTGATAGAATGGAGTATTTAATGAAGAATGAACAAACTTCTATTCCACCTCAGTTTAGAAGATGGATTTCTAGAACCAACGTAAATGTAAAAGAATCTGACATTAGACCTATTGTAAGGGCAGAGTTAAAATCTTTACAAAGATCAGTAAGATCGTCTGCAGCAAATTCTTCAGGAATGAAAAGAATTCATTTGCAAGATATTGTTGAGAGAATTGAAAATATTTTAGATCCAAAATAA
- a CDS encoding class I SAM-dependent methyltransferase, translating to MREEQLKMWDDRFANQEYTYGVQPNAYLKEQLEKLNPGKILFPAEGEGRNAVYAAKLGFDVSAFDLSKEGRKKALKLADENNVTIDYQIGELPSLDYHKEQFDVIALVFAHFNADIRADYHKILNSCIRKGGLLIIEAFSKKHLEYRTKNPKVGGPRDLETLCSIEEFKTDFKNFEIIELEEKEVELNEGLFHVGTGSVIRFVGRKK from the coding sequence ATGAGAGAAGAACAATTAAAAATGTGGGATGATAGGTTTGCGAATCAAGAATATACCTATGGTGTACAGCCAAATGCTTATCTTAAAGAGCAATTAGAAAAACTGAATCCAGGCAAAATACTTTTTCCAGCTGAAGGTGAAGGCCGTAATGCTGTCTATGCTGCAAAATTAGGTTTTGATGTATCGGCATTTGACCTTAGTAAAGAAGGTAGAAAAAAAGCCCTTAAACTAGCAGATGAAAATAATGTTACCATTGATTATCAAATAGGTGAATTGCCAAGTTTGGACTACCATAAGGAGCAATTTGATGTTATCGCTTTAGTTTTTGCTCACTTTAATGCAGACATAAGAGCAGATTATCACAAAATCTTAAATTCTTGCATACGTAAGGGGGGATTGTTGATTATTGAAGCTTTCAGTAAAAAACATTTAGAATACAGAACTAAAAATCCAAAGGTTGGTGGCCCAAGAGATTTAGAAACATTGTGTTCTATCGAAGAATTTAAAACTGACTTTAAAAATTTCGAAATTATTGAGTTGGAAGAAAAAGAGGTTGAGCTAAATGAAGGGCTTTTCCATGTGGGTACTGGTTCTGTAATTCGGTTTGTGGGGCGTAAAAAATAA